One genomic segment of Rhodobacter sp. 24-YEA-8 includes these proteins:
- a CDS encoding ABC transporter ATP-binding protein encodes MLLVEDLEASYGDSKVLFGMSLSISQGEVVTLLGRNGMGKTTTINTIFGLVKPRGGRISVHGRDVAGLSPHRIARMGLGLVPEGRMIFPNLTVAENLIATARTGGKKGKWTLERVCALFPRLKERASNMGNQLSGGEQQMLAIGRALMTNPDLVVLDEATEGLAPLIRDQIWDCLAKLKAEGEAILVIDKNVDALTRFADRHYVVEKGRVVWSGTTQALKDSPGIKDRFLKV; translated from the coding sequence ATGCTGCTGGTCGAGGATCTCGAGGCCTCTTATGGCGACAGCAAGGTGCTCTTCGGCATGTCCCTGTCCATCAGCCAGGGCGAGGTCGTCACGCTTCTGGGCCGCAACGGCATGGGCAAGACCACGACGATCAACACGATCTTCGGCCTTGTAAAACCACGCGGGGGCCGGATCTCGGTGCATGGCCGTGACGTCGCCGGCCTGTCGCCGCACAGGATCGCGCGGATGGGGCTTGGGCTGGTGCCCGAGGGGCGGATGATCTTCCCTAATCTCACCGTCGCCGAAAACCTGATCGCCACCGCCCGTACCGGCGGAAAGAAGGGCAAATGGACGCTTGAGCGCGTCTGCGCACTTTTCCCGCGCCTGAAAGAGCGGGCGTCGAATATGGGCAACCAGCTCTCGGGCGGTGAACAGCAGATGCTGGCCATCGGGCGGGCGCTGATGACCAACCCGGATCTTGTGGTGCTGGACGAGGCGACCGAAGGGCTCGCGCCGCTGATCCGCGATCAGATCTGGGATTGCCTTGCAAAACTGAAAGCGGAAGGTGAGGCGATCCTTGTCATCGACAAGAATGTCGATGCGCTGACCCGCTTCGCTGACCGCCATTATGTCGTGGAAAAGGGCCGGGTCGTCTGGTCAGGAACCACGCAGGCGCTGAAAGACAGCCCCGGGATCAAGGATCGGTTTCTCAAGGTCTGA
- a CDS encoding cupin domain-containing protein gives MTTPTYPLPPVPMPPGVVAGEDGIKGIVWNILGQTYTPKSCSESSMSWHAVFPPGTFVPHHIHFTQDEFVYILSGELEAEVGGKLRRAGPGDLVVLPRGIAHGLFNRSGADVVAMFWVSPTAKLWEMFSLIHNVPDPAEVVRIAGFHELEFVPPPALD, from the coding sequence ATGACCACCCCGACCTATCCGCTGCCGCCCGTTCCCATGCCCCCCGGTGTGGTCGCCGGTGAAGATGGCATCAAAGGCATCGTCTGGAACATTCTGGGCCAGACCTATACGCCGAAATCCTGCAGCGAAAGCTCGATGTCCTGGCATGCGGTTTTCCCGCCCGGCACCTTTGTGCCGCATCACATTCATTTCACCCAGGATGAATTCGTCTATATCCTCTCGGGCGAACTCGAGGCCGAGGTCGGCGGCAAGCTGCGCCGTGCTGGCCCGGGCGATCTGGTTGTCCTGCCGCGCGGCATTGCGCATGGGCTCTTCAACCGGTCGGGGGCGGATGTGGTCGCAATGTTCTGGGTTTCCCCGACGGCAAAGCTGTGGGAAATGTTTTCTTTGATCCATAATGTGCCGGACCCGGCCGAAGTGGTGCGGATCGCCGGCTTCCACGAGCTGGAATTCGTGCCGCCCCCGGCGCTTGACTGA
- a CDS encoding ABC transporter ATP-binding protein yields the protein MSQPLLEVTSLRKSFGALAVTNDVSLKVFPGQIHAIIGPNGAGKTTLISQLSGQLAPDSGEVRYDGETITHLDMAGRVRRGLARSFQLTRILPGLSVLENVAIAVQARTGSSFRFWQVAAQERALNDEAMACLTEVGLDAQAQRPARTLSHGEKRQLEIAIALATKPRLLLLDEPLAGTGPEEAEILVALMLRLKSRVTMMLIEHDMSAVFQLADWISVLVYGEIVAGGTAEDIRNHPKVREAYLGEEEEGT from the coding sequence ATGAGCCAGCCCCTGCTTGAAGTCACGTCGCTGCGCAAATCCTTTGGCGCGCTTGCCGTCACCAATGACGTTTCGCTGAAGGTCTTTCCCGGTCAGATCCACGCGATCATCGGGCCGAACGGGGCAGGCAAGACCACGCTGATCTCGCAGCTTTCCGGCCAGCTTGCGCCCGACAGCGGCGAAGTGCGTTATGATGGCGAGACCATCACCCATCTCGACATGGCGGGGCGGGTGCGCCGCGGCCTTGCGCGGTCGTTTCAGCTGACGCGGATCCTGCCCGGGCTGTCGGTGCTGGAAAATGTCGCCATCGCGGTTCAGGCGCGGACGGGATCCTCCTTTCGCTTCTGGCAGGTTGCCGCCCAGGAACGCGCGCTGAATGACGAGGCCATGGCCTGCCTGACCGAGGTCGGGCTGGACGCCCAGGCCCAGCGGCCGGCCCGCACCCTGTCGCATGGCGAGAAACGCCAGCTTGAAATCGCGATTGCCCTGGCGACAAAGCCACGCCTTTTGCTGCTGGATGAACCCCTTGCCGGCACCGGCCCGGAAGAGGCCGAGATCCTCGTCGCGCTGATGCTCAGGCTGAAATCCCGCGTCACCATGATGCTGATCGAGCATGACATGAGCGCGGTGTTCCAGCTTGCCGACTGGATCTCGGTGCTGGTTTACGGCGAAATCGTCGCCGGCGGCACCGCCGAAGACATCCGCAATCACCCGAAGGTGCGCGAGGCTTACCTCGGCGAAGAAGAGGAGGGCACCTGA
- a CDS encoding AraC family transcriptional regulator, whose product MHTLPPPPLPPLSPPPLWKRSSSLEEFEAVMSDLLRPCRVRGKARRGYRTEILHQRVNGLGLTAVRLGAPASVRVAPDRAISLLQIPVGGTFLARSGRRGEESFRSGLEAQVVDAPTALDLDFSQDSRMLIVDLSAPQITALACGPLPSGSLSLATPEGAQLWRLAQYLLTELESGVLVGDSPLALGLEQSLIGAIARALKAHMPAGGRRGAAWGAAAEAALPPQPGAVAVQSPNTSSQSDRMLLRAEAFMASHLDQVIDPAAIAQAVGTSVRSLHRLMRDKRGTTPLAALKEMRLQRVRAEIEAGLCPPNGITDLALRFGFNHLGAFATDFRRRFGAPPSELSRRHAQR is encoded by the coding sequence ATGCACACCTTGCCGCCGCCGCCCTTGCCGCCTCTGTCGCCGCCCCCTTTGTGGAAGCGCAGCAGCTCGCTCGAGGAATTCGAGGCGGTGATGTCTGATCTCTTGCGCCCCTGCCGGGTGCGGGGCAAGGCGCGGCGCGGATACCGGACCGAGATCCTGCATCAGCGGGTCAATGGACTGGGGCTGACGGCGGTGCGCCTGGGCGCGCCCGCTTCGGTCAGGGTGGCGCCGGACCGGGCCATTTCGCTGTTGCAGATCCCCGTCGGGGGCACCTTCCTTGCGCGCAGCGGGCGAAGGGGAGAGGAGAGCTTCCGCTCGGGCCTTGAGGCCCAGGTGGTCGATGCGCCAACCGCGCTGGATCTGGATTTCTCCCAGGACAGCCGGATGCTCATCGTCGATCTGAGCGCGCCGCAGATCACGGCACTGGCCTGTGGGCCGCTGCCCTCGGGCAGTCTTTCGCTTGCCACGCCGGAAGGTGCGCAGCTGTGGCGGCTGGCGCAATATCTTCTGACGGAACTGGAATCCGGGGTGCTGGTGGGCGACAGCCCGCTGGCGCTTGGCCTGGAGCAAAGCCTGATCGGCGCCATCGCCCGCGCGTTGAAAGCCCATATGCCGGCGGGCGGCAGGCGCGGCGCGGCCTGGGGCGCCGCCGCAGAAGCGGCTCTGCCCCCTCAGCCCGGCGCTGTGGCCGTTCAGTCGCCGAACACCAGCTCGCAAAGTGACAGAATGCTTTTGCGTGCCGAGGCGTTCATGGCCAGCCATCTTGACCAGGTGATCGACCCGGCGGCGATAGCGCAGGCGGTCGGGACAAGTGTGCGCAGCCTGCACCGGCTGATGCGTGACAAGCGCGGCACCACGCCGCTGGCAGCCCTGAAAGAGATGCGCCTGCAGCGCGTGCGGGCCGAGATCGAGGCCGGTCTTTGTCCGCCAAATGGCATCACCGATCTGGCACTGCGCTTTGGCTTCAACCATCTTGGCGCTTTCGCCACTGATTTCCGTCGCCGCTTCGGGGCGCCGCCATCCGAGCTGTCCCGCCGCCACGCGCAGCGCTGA
- a CDS encoding flavin-dependent oxidoreductase, translating to MNVLVSGAGIGGLTLALMLQARGISCQIFEAAPEMRELGVGINVLPHAIRELTELGLLPELDRIAIRTSELRYQTRQGQEVWREPRGVEAGGDYPQFSIHRGRLHNMLREAVLDRLGPAAVQLSRRSTGFHQDADGVRLEFDTGQSAQGDLLVAADGVHSPIRAQLYPNEPGLKWNGVMMWRGAVETDAFADGRTMIVAGGFTYKLVLYPIAPGSAPGKVLMNWVVTYRPGAEGSPTPKREDWNRQGTLEELIPHVRAFDVNVIDLEALVRATPVFLEYPMCDRDPLPGWSHDRVTLIGDAAHPMYPVGSNGASQAILDTRALADLLAGATTPDAIRAALAAYDAARRPVTAEIVRLNRLGGPEGLIDEVERRAPAGFSDLDQVITPEERAAIVRGYASTAGFSDDQTRKRQ from the coding sequence ATGAATGTATTGGTGAGTGGCGCCGGCATTGGCGGGCTGACGCTGGCCCTGATGTTGCAGGCGCGCGGCATTTCCTGCCAGATTTTCGAGGCCGCCCCCGAAATGCGCGAACTGGGCGTTGGCATCAATGTGCTGCCGCATGCGATCCGCGAGCTCACCGAGCTGGGCCTTTTGCCCGAGCTGGACCGGATCGCCATTCGCACCAGCGAATTGCGTTACCAGACAAGGCAGGGCCAGGAGGTCTGGCGCGAACCGCGCGGTGTCGAGGCTGGCGGCGACTACCCGCAATTCTCGATCCATCGCGGGCGGCTGCATAATATGCTGCGCGAGGCGGTGCTGGACCGGCTTGGCCCTGCTGCCGTGCAGCTTTCGCGTCGCAGCACCGGATTCCACCAGGATGCGGATGGCGTCAGGCTGGAATTCGACACCGGCCAGTCAGCACAGGGCGATCTTCTGGTCGCGGCGGATGGGGTGCATTCGCCGATCCGCGCACAGCTTTACCCGAACGAACCCGGCCTGAAATGGAATGGCGTCATGATGTGGCGCGGCGCGGTCGAAACGGATGCTTTCGCAGATGGCCGCACCATGATCGTTGCAGGCGGCTTTACCTATAAACTGGTGCTCTACCCGATCGCACCCGGATCCGCACCCGGCAAGGTGCTGATGAACTGGGTCGTAACCTACCGCCCCGGTGCCGAAGGCAGCCCGACCCCGAAACGCGAGGACTGGAACCGTCAGGGCACGCTGGAAGAGCTGATCCCGCATGTGCGCGCCTTTGATGTGAATGTGATCGACCTTGAGGCGCTGGTGCGCGCCACGCCGGTCTTTCTGGAATATCCGATGTGCGACCGCGATCCGCTGCCGGGCTGGAGCCATGACCGTGTGACGCTGATCGGCGATGCCGCGCATCCGATGTATCCGGTCGGATCAAACGGCGCGAGCCAGGCGATCCTTGATACCAGAGCACTGGCGGATCTGCTGGCCGGGGCGACGACACCGGATGCCATCCGGGCCGCACTTGCCGCCTATGATGCGGCACGCCGCCCTGTCACCGCCGAGATCGTGCGGCTGAACCGGCTTGGCGGCCCCGAAGGGCTGATCGACGAGGTCGAGCGCCGGGCGCCGGCGGGCTTCTCCGATCTCGACCAGGTGATCACGCCTGAGGAACGCGCCGCCATCGTGCGCGGCTATGCTTCGACCGCCGGTTTTTCGGATGACCAGACCCGGAAACGCCAGTGA
- a CDS encoding branched-chain amino acid ABC transporter permease, which translates to MTQIPSQITRTGDPRIRIALCIFVALAIVPPLLNLAGLDYYTSVVTRMMIYAIAALSLDLILGYGALVSFGHAAFFGIGAYAALFLQTRGITDFFLHLAGASLAATAFALVTGAIALRTRGVYFIMISLAFGQMAFFFFISLSAFGGDDGMSLPRATLFGQDLLRSEITLFYLVLAILVVIFGFLCRLTRSRFGRVLIGTREDSLRMEAIGYRIMPYQMVAYVISAVICAIAGVLIANQLQYVSPTLSSWQRSGEFIIMVVLGGVGNLVGALAGALLTIGLEEALARFSEHWKLWFGILLLAVVLFSPGGLTRLVERVGGRVSGKGDDR; encoded by the coding sequence ATGACCCAGATCCCCTCGCAGATTACCCGCACCGGCGACCCGCGCATCCGCATCGCATTATGCATCTTCGTGGCCCTTGCCATCGTGCCGCCGCTCCTCAACCTTGCCGGGCTGGACTATTACACCTCGGTCGTCACTCGGATGATGATCTATGCCATCGCCGCGCTGTCACTGGATCTGATCCTGGGCTATGGCGCGCTGGTTTCCTTTGGCCATGCTGCCTTTTTCGGGATCGGCGCCTATGCGGCGCTGTTCCTGCAAACAAGGGGGATCACCGATTTCTTCCTGCATCTCGCGGGGGCAAGTCTTGCAGCCACAGCCTTCGCGCTGGTGACCGGGGCCATCGCTTTGCGCACCCGCGGGGTTTATTTTATCATGATTTCGCTGGCCTTCGGCCAGATGGCGTTCTTCTTCTTCATCTCGCTCTCGGCCTTTGGCGGCGATGACGGGATGAGCCTGCCGCGCGCCACCCTTTTCGGCCAGGACTTGCTGCGCAGTGAGATCACACTGTTCTATCTGGTCCTCGCAATCCTCGTGGTGATCTTCGGCTTTCTCTGCCGCCTGACCCGGTCGCGCTTTGGCAGGGTGCTGATCGGCACCCGCGAAGACAGCCTCAGGATGGAGGCGATCGGCTATCGGATCATGCCTTATCAGATGGTCGCCTATGTGATCTCGGCCGTGATCTGCGCCATCGCCGGGGTGCTGATCGCGAACCAGCTGCAATATGTCTCGCCAACGCTTTCAAGCTGGCAGCGTTCGGGCGAATTCATCATCATGGTCGTGCTGGGCGGCGTCGGAAACCTCGTCGGGGCGCTGGCCGGTGCCCTCCTGACCATCGGCCTCGAAGAGGCGCTCGCGCGGTTCTCGGAACACTGGAAGCTCTGGTTCGGTATCCTGCTTCTGGCGGTCGTTCTGTTCTCGCCCGGTGGCCTGACCCGCCTCGTGGAGCGCGTCGGCGGGCGCGTCAGCGGCAAGGGAGATGACAGATGA